Below is a window of Drosophila miranda strain MSH22 chromosome 3, D.miranda_PacBio2.1, whole genome shotgun sequence DNA.
GGACAATGGCAGTGTCGCGCGATCCTTGGCCGGCCACTTAGCCGGTTCCTGTCTCTCGAGTCCTTTTCGCTGGAACCTCCTCAAGCCCGGACACAGACACCACTTAACGGCACTCTGTCTAATGCTCTTTTTCCGAGGTCCGGGTTCTTCGCTCTTCTGTATCTCTTTTGGGTAAGTGAGCAGTCAGCGTAGTCATCGGATTTCATCATAGTCTCCCCGGTGCGGCGGTGGGTAATTGTTTTCTTCTACTCCACCTTTGGCTTATCAGCTCCGATAAGAAGCCGGCTGCCGTCGTGATTCACTCGCAGGCAAAGGTCTGCCAAAGTTTATTGGTGCATTTCCAAAAATACAAACCAAAACACGTATCGCTGAAAGCGCAGTCACTGTCGGTCGGAGGCGGGGCGGGGCCTCTCGGGTGGGATCTCCCCGCTTGAAAAGAGTAAATATCGCATTTAATTGAACCACTCTCgtcatgtccatgtccatgtctgTCGATTCGATTCCTATCTTGGCCATAATATGCCCAGGTTTACCGCTCCGACGAATGAATCCTACAGACTCATTATTTATGTTAATGCTTGGCCCATCCACATTTAACATTGCACAATTCCCACAGGACGGAGACAGAACCAGTTGTGGAAAAACAGATGAAATTGGCCAACTATCGTACGCCGATACTCGTACGGGGTATACTCTTGCGTTGGGTTGCTACGGCAAACGGAAATCCATTTCAGGTTTCAATTGTGGACACAACCAGATTCAACAGAACTGCATCCAGCGAATGTTTCGGATGGTCTCTTATGAAGACTCCCTAGCAGTACTCCTAAAAAATTGGGTAGGATGTCTGGTTAGGCTTAGATATGGCATTGCCTTACCCATATACCCTTTGCCGAAAAGGGTAGCTGGCCCGACATGGCCATATCACACAGCTAAGAAGGCTGCAACTGCAACGAGCCAAAACTTATAATTTATAAGCTGGTTTCCTTGTTCCACGTTTAagcaaaggaaaaaaaaaacacctgcaGGTCGCTCCCTCTCTTCCACTGTCAGCCACTGACTGTCGCTGTGTTGCGCATGCGCAGCGACAGAGTACTTCTACTTTTTTCTgctgccccctgcccctctGCCCCTTCCTTCGGCCTCTTTGCTGCTTTGCTTGCTTCTTTTTTGCATGAAATAAAATCTCACGGTTCAGATGCGTACGAGAGTTGGCAGAAAGACAAAAGAGAGCCACTCGGGGGGCAGGTGGTAGGAAGTCttggcaaaaactatccatcagtgtgtgtgtgagagagagacggGGATGGATAGACATGCATGTGGGTTTGTTTTTGCCAAAGACACATAAAAACCAAGAGAGGAAGCCGAGTTTTGGCGAAGCGATGTATTTGATACCCTAGGGGAATGCTTATTCCTGTGATGATTGGCCTTAAAAGGTTCCAACGTCAGAAATCTCTGAAAGATATGGATAGTTTCTGGGCTCCGACAAAATCATCATGCCCTCATCAAAGGGTATACAGAAACAGCAAGCCCAGAGCAAAACCAGTTTCTGCATCACCAACAAAAGAGGGGAGCGTGgagcagaagaagaagaaaggcAAAAGGTAGTGCTGGGGCCAAAGCATTTGCCGTTGTCCATGCAAATGGGGTAATAGAAAAAAATTTGAATAAGCATTTGTGCATTTCATTCCACTGTGCTGTgctctgcctttgcctctaCCCCACGTTGTTGTCCTTTTTAACGAGCCAAATACTGCAGTGGCACAGACAATCTTCATTCATATTTAGGAGATGCTTAATGGGAACTGGGGCCGCCGCTACCTGGACCAGGAACAGGTAGAAAAAAAGGTAAGGCAGAAAGACGAGACGAAAGGAAACACCTTGTTTGCGAACACTGGGAAATCACGCTGCGCTGCGCTGCGCTGCGCTGCGCTGCTCGAGAAACCTGTTGTTGTGTCCCGCAGTCGCTAAAAAGGGCAGATTCAGTGCCAGCAACAGATGCACGATGTGCCGTGCAGAGGGATTGAGAAACGCATCGCATTGAGcgagatacagatacgagGCATTTCCTCCCCTGAAATCTGAATGAATCGAATCTCTTTTATCACTGCTGGGTGCTGGTGCTCCCTCCGCAATCTTTGTCTGTGGCGTCTTTTGTCTGCATTCTCGCCCATGAATGATGTATCATCATGCACCTCGCCAGTGCcccgtatctgtatctgtatccgtATCTCTATGCGTATCTGGCAGTATCTCTGCAGTTCTTTCTGAACCACAAAAATTGGCACAAAAGGAGGGACCTGCAAAATGCTTACCTTTCATATTGTCATGCTTCACATAGCCGGTATCGCTGGACGACGAGGCCGACGAGGCCGATGCGGCAGCTGCCAGGCAGACGAGGATCAGCACTGCGATCCCCATCGATCCGGGACTCCTGGTCATGGTTTGGCGCTTTCTATTCCCCGTTGTATCCGTTTGGGGGCTCCGTTTTCCTGGGGCTGGCTTTGCTTATTTTCATAAGCTGTACAAACACACGATACGCTTCGGGCTCGGTTggttctgtttttgttttcagACTTTTGATTACAAAACTTTTCGCGATAATTCGTAATGGGCAAGGGGTTGCGGTGTGCGGGACTGCTGCGGCTAGTGAAGCGTAACGTGCCCCATCTCAGAGCCAGACTTAGCCCGGCCAGAACCAGCCGCCAGTTCTGTCACTGGCGGAATACGCGGAACCGTATATTACGAGTGTGTATAAAGATAAACTTTATATTATGTATATTATTCTTTTTGCGCTGGCAAGTGTTTCGCCGAAATCTGTTTTTAGCGAGCGATTTCACGGAACGCGAACGCGAAATAAATGCGAAACGCGAACGATCGCGTTTGAGTTAACGTGTTTACAGGTCGCGCGGGGGCGGAGCGGTACAGCGGAGCGCGAGGCCAACTGTAGTGGCTAATACCAACGCAACGTGCAATGGGCGATCATTCACACgcgcacactcacacacacacacacacacacacctcgtATGGGCCAAAAGCTCTGCTCTTGCTGTTGGTGGTGTAATGTAATAGTTGTTAACAAACTTGCACTCTCCCAGATTTGATAACTTGACTTGACTCTCCTTGATTTGATTGCTTCCCGTAGGATTGTTGGAGAGACTCCGCTTTGCAGAGGTATTATTTTGAGCAGTGCCGCAGGGCCACTGATAGCACTGATCCGCGCGAACAACCGTTAACCGACACAATGACAGCGACGCCGACGAGGTTGTTTAACCGTCAAGAGAGAAAATTGAAATGGCGCCTTCGTCGATTCTATCCGCGCGCCTGCTATCGTTCTTATTGAGAAAATTATTATATTACCACATAATACTGAAAAATACCGCAGAAAAATATCGGTAAACTTACggtatttctgagggtcaaaCGGTCACACTGCTGCTGAGTCTTTGAATGGTCCATAAAAAAGGGTATGTGCTGTTGCCCAAAACCTAAGGCCAAGGTATATTTCAAAGCTGATGAACAATATTTAAGgaagataaatttaatgtgaCTCATGGTATATTAAGCAAATGAGGTGGATTTTACATTGCAGGCATTACATTTTACATTGCTGTCCATACCCTCTTTTTCCCACCAACATGTAGCAAATGTGTAGTAACCGTGTGGAATAGCCATGTAAAATGTAATAAATTAGAAAAATGTCAACAATTCAGAAATTCGAGAATtaagagaaaacaaaaacaaacgtaatttaaattttaaaaatgaGCAAACATTCCGTTCCTTTCGATGAAAAGGATGAAGATGTCAACGAACCCGAGCAGAAGTACGCCCGCCTGCTGAGCCCGGCTGGTAGTCTGGACCTGCACAATGGAAAGTGGTCAGCAGGGGAGGTGGAACACTTCCTGAGCATAATCAGCCAGTTGAAGCTGCAAAAGCCGCTTGAGAGAAAGCGCAACGCAGAGGTCTTCATTCTGATCTCCAAGGAAATGGAAAAACAGCTCGGCTCTGCCAAGACTCCCGACCAGCTGAGAATCAAGTACATGGCTTTGAGGCGGCAGTATTTCCAGGCGATGCTTAGCGGCAAGCAGTGTCAGCACTTTGAGGCACTGCACGAGCTTCTCCAAGGATGCCGGGACAAGTATCCAGAGACTGACAGCAATCTCAGCAGCTATGGTGAAGAAATCATGACTGATGGAGACGGTATGTCATCCAGCTCCAAATGATAATGGAAGTGTATAACATTGAGATTCCTTTCCAGATGCCATGGATGCCTCGTCGTCGATGCCCAGCAATATCCGCTGCAAGTGGGTGGACGGCGAGGTAGATGTCTTCTTGGACCTCATTACATCCATGGGCCTGCAGGCGGCACTGCTGCGCAAGCGGAACGCAAAAGTTTTTAAGCTGCTCTCCAAGGAAATGGCCAAAAGACAATACAATAAAGGCCCTGACAAGCTGCGCATCAAATTCCAGCTGCTCAGACGCCTGTACAACAAGACCAAGAACGGAGGCGACACCTTCGAGTATTTCGAGGCCATGCGAAAGCTACTTGATCCCACAGAGGAGGAGCTAGCAGCTGTGGATGCGAAACCCATAATATGCAGTGGCAGCGATAGTGAATCCAACGACAGCGACGACGAGGACGGTTCGCAGCGTGGAGGAGCCCACTTCTGGACAGACGAGGAAGTGGATGCCTTTCTGCTGATCATCAAGGAGAACGGCTTCTTCCGCGCCCTAGATGGCTCTAAGAAGCGAAACTTCAAGACCCTGGTGCACATCTCCAACATTCTGGCCAAGCAGTCCTTCAAGCGAACGCCCCACCAGCTGCGCAACAAGCTCCGCCTCCTCATTAAGCGCTACCGCGAGGCCAAAAAGGATGGCCTCAGCCATGTCCGCATTCTTCCCCGTCACTTCCAGCTGTTCGATGAGCTAATCAACGCCCCCAAGGGGCTCGGGCGTCGCAGCGCCCAAAAGCCAGCCCGCTCTGCTCCAGCTTCCACTGCTGCTGACCCCGAATTCCTCTCGGACAGTGACAGCGAGAGTTCCACCTCCAGCTGTGACCTGCTGAAGGCAGCCGGCGAGAGCGACGACTACGAGGATGCCTTCGAGATCGCCACCGAGCCCACGCCCCTGGAGGTGCTCACGTCGATGAACGAGGGGCAAAAGGACCTGGTGGAGTATCTCAAGCAATCGAACGATGCCTTTCTCAGGCAGCAGAGAGATATGCAGAAGGTATTCCTTCAGGATGTTACGGAGCTTGTGCGTCAGGAACGGGAGGATACTATTCGCCTGATATCGGAACTGCTGGGTCCCAAACATCCGATCTGAGGAGAGGAGGGAAAAGCAAAGGCTGCATGACTTGTCTCAAGCTTCTAAAACTTTTATTGAATTGAATTCGAAGTTATTGCAAAAAGTTGTCATtattcatatatgtatatactcgtatttatgtatatatttattctATATTCATATCGTGTTTGTGTGGCTGTATGTTTGCGGTgctgggtgtgtgtgtgtgtgtttggtgtTGTATGGGGTCTGTTGTCCAATATTTATCTATGTAGGTTCTTGTATAATTATATATGTAATTTTGAGAGATTTGTGTATTCGTATTTTTCGTTATTTTGATATGCTACactttttcgttttcgttatTCTTGGGATTAAGTTAACAGTTTTTTcgttttaatttttgttttaacaTTAAGCGAAAATGCTTTTAATCTTTGAGTTCATCGGGATCTTAATCGATCCATCCGTGTGCACGGATATATCCAtgcacacatatgtatatttttgtatattgTTCGTTTCTGATTTCGTTACGCTTCGTTTCACAACAACTAAGCAAGCTCGTCAAAAAAAGGATTCTTAAGCTGCCAATCCGTACCGATCTGGctggatatacatatgtggggGGTTTTTGTGTCTTGTGGGGGCTATGTTCTATGTACTGCATGCGTAACGCTCAGGCACAAAGTGTAAATTACAAATATCTCGATAGAGCCTCTCCgcactctttctctctttcgaTCGATAATCGGGGAAAGCGAAAACAAGAACGTATTCTCTTTGGTGGCTAACGTAATTATTGGGTCTTTTCTCTAGcggtgagtgtgtgtgtagtGGAGTGTGGGGTGTCTCTTGGAGCACGGCTCGGCTTTTAAGTTTACTCTGAAGCTTGGCTTGACTTGGCTGCGctgcgctgcggctgctgctgttgctgtgtgATTATTTCTGCTCTCTTTTCGCTTGTAACAACATTAACAGTGTGTGAATTAAGGCCTGACCATCTATTTAGTGTACCTTGGTGTGGCGTAGTTTTGGTTTCTCTTGGTTGTGGGAAGGGTAGGAGTAGGGCGTAACAATCTAGGAGCTGACCGGCTCGGGCAGTGGGTTCTCGGTGATGCGTATCTTGTTGCTCTGTGTGCCGTAGTAGAGTGTGCCGGATGTGTCTGTGGTGACGTAGGCACGGTTgccatttccgtttccgttctCCTGGTCTTCTTCCTCCTCGCTGGCGTCGGCGTTGTTATTGTCCCCGGCTCCGtttccggctccggctccgttGTTGGTAcagttgatggccgtctcgcgtagccgattgccaATCCGGAGATTTAGCTGCCTCTGGCGATCATGCTCCCGTTCCTTGTCGCGCTCCTCCCTcgcttgttgctgctgctcccgGAAGTTGGCGAAGAATATCGAGGAGTAAGTGTGGTACTTGGTGCCGCACGGGGAGCTCGCCGGCGTCGAAAGAGGCGTTGCTGTGGCAGTATTAGTGGTTGATTGTTGGTTGTTTTTGGAGGGGAAGGTAGTAGTTATTTACGTTATGTTACTCTTGAGCATGTAAGTTGTTGATTGGTTgactgattgattgattgactggttggttggttggttgttcTTGATGGGTGTTTCTTTATACACTTTCTAGGGATTTGCTGCTGTTTAAAAGATGTCTGTGTAGGCGTGTGATGTTTCTGGAcattctgtgtgtgtgtgtgtgtgtggagtgcATCTTGATTGATGACTGATTCAGGATGATGCGGCGACAATCGTTGCTCTGGTTGATGAGTCGATCTGACAATGAGGGGAGGATTTTCTGGATGGAGGGCGCCATCTGCCGGTGATGTCAAGGATGATGCTGTGGGAAAGAGACGCGACTCGACACGTTTCGAATCACTGGAACTAGTTCCTTTTCAGGGTTCGTCACAGTTTGAAATTTACGTTGTTCGTTTTATTCAGAATTCTCAGATATACAACAAAAGCTTACACTTTCAGttattgtttttcttttctttgcatATACttttgtatgtatttatgtattttggttgtatgtatataataGCAATGTCTGTGTGTATATTTGTAGAAAGTATGTATAAATGTATTgcttcaaatactcgtacatgGGGCGCTGTAAGCTGCGGCTGCTGCGTGGGGTTGTGGTGTGGCAATGTGTTGATGTGTGCGGTACAGCTTGACTTTTGGGGCAGGAAAATAAACAAGTAAGAAAACAAGACCATGGTGGAAATATGTATCgaacatatacatacatacataggcAATACGTTTATTGTAAATATTTATGtagacaacaaaaaaaagtggAAACTAATGCTGCTGCCGCTTCTTAGATCTCTTAcgactatatatgtataatcaATAATCAATATAAAAGGTCAACGTAAAAACAAAGAGCACACACaaacgaaaaaagaaaagCTTCAGGGGACTCCCCGGATCGGGAGAAAGGAAAGCTTCAACTTGTTGCTGTACCGTTACTGTTTCGAGAGGGCGTGTGTGTGCATTTCcttcggtgtgtgtgtgtgtgtgtgtgtgtgtgtgggtgtgtgtgtgggtgtgtgggtgtgtgtgggagTTGTTTTTATGGGTGTGGTTACATCCAATTTGTCTCACTCTAGGGCCCCTCCGGTTACTTCTTGGGGGTGTGGGCGGGGGGAGTCTGTGCTGCCGTCACACCGCTGTTCCTGCTCTATCTCTCTTAAGCTTTCTTCCTGGGCTttctctcctttttttttctcacTCACTGCACACTAAGCTCAATTTGTGTGGAACTGCTCCGACTGGCCATTGAGATTTTGCGTGCCAGCTTTTGGAGCGTGCCAACGGCTTTTTGTGGGGGGTTTTTacaattattttttgttgttgtagtaattgtagttgtagttgttgtattttgtattCAATTTGCGTGtaaataaatgaaataaataaaacatcaAATAAATTATAGGTTTTTTTCTAATTAAG
It encodes the following:
- the LOC117188273 gene encoding uncharacterized protein LOC117188273, whose translation is MSKHSVPFDEKDEDVNEPEQKYARLLSPAGSLDLHNGKWSAGEVEHFLSIISQLKLQKPLERKRNAEVFILISKEMEKQLGSAKTPDQLRIKYMALRRQYFQAMLSGKQCQHFEALHELLQGCRDKYPETDSNLSSYGEEIMTDGDDAMDASSSMPSNIRCKWVDGEVDVFLDLITSMGLQAALLRKRNAKVFKLLSKEMAKRQYNKGPDKLRIKFQLLRRLYNKTKNGGDTFEYFEAMRKLLDPTEEELAAVDAKPIICSGSDSESNDSDDEDGSQRGGAHFWTDEEVDAFLLIIKENGFFRALDGSKKRNFKTLVHISNILAKQSFKRTPHQLRNKLRLLIKRYREAKKDGLSHVRILPRHFQLFDELINAPKGLGRRSAQKPARSAPASTAADPEFLSDSDSESSTSSCDLLKAAGESDDYEDAFEIATEPTPLEVLTSMNEGQKDLVEYLKQSNDAFLRQQRDMQKVFLQDVTELVRQEREDTIRLISELLGPKHPI